In Rhineura floridana isolate rRhiFlo1 chromosome 1, rRhiFlo1.hap2, whole genome shotgun sequence, the following proteins share a genomic window:
- the RFESD gene encoding Rieske domain-containing protein has product MNEDSSVKTLKKNEVRSPVCVGREDDIKKQRRTTATVHDREVVVFYHDGKFYALDCRCYHAGGPLHQGEIEDINGQPCIICPWHKYKITLTTGEGLYQAINPREPSSTPKWQSKGVKQRTHRVTVDSGKVYVTLSDIDDNIDSDYYAKMYKKTIHTPKEK; this is encoded by the exons ATGAATGAGGACAGCTCAgtcaaaacactgaaaaagaacgAAGTCAGAAGTCCAGTTTGTGTTGGCAGAGAAGATGATATTAAAAAACAACGAAGAACAACAGCAACTGTCCATGACAGAGAAGTTGTTGTTTTCTATCACGATGGAAAATTTTATGCTCTGGATTGCCGCTGTTACC ATGCAGGAGGTCCTTTACATCAAGGGGAAATAGAG GACATCAATGGACAGCCGTGCATTATTTGTCCCTGGCACAAGTATAAAATAACTCTGACTACAGGTGAAGGACTGTATCAAGCAataaaccccagagagccatctTCAACACCAAAATGGCAGTCAAAAGGAGTAAAACAAAGGACTCACAGAGTTACTGTGGACAGTGGAAAGGTTTATGTGACTCTTTCAGATATAGATGACAATATAGATTCTGATTACTATGCTAAGATGTACAAAAAGACTATACACACTCCTAAGGAAAAAtaa